A stretch of the Natribaculum luteum genome encodes the following:
- a CDS encoding ABC transporter permease, which produces MIVRGLTVPDWLRERTTPVHLLAFGLGWLVLFFVVPLLVLLWQSLGLGTSNPLAAYERAFSELYLRAILRSFLYGIVTTAITLALAYSFSYFVVFWTSMERLFLVLVVLPLWIAYIIRYLGIQLFLSPTGPFVELFGSDFGLLFSTRGVILGLVVAFLPFAILPIYNSMSAVDQSYVQASRILGAGQLRTIYSVILPLSVSGIVAGGLIVFILASGSFLAPAVLGNPDTFMIANMIERSYTELYNIELAAALSVIYTGALLALIAAFNSYVNLGEVFEKL; this is translated from the coding sequence ATGATCGTGAGAGGCCTCACCGTTCCCGACTGGCTCCGCGAGCGGACGACGCCGGTCCACCTCCTCGCGTTCGGGTTGGGGTGGCTGGTGCTGTTCTTCGTCGTCCCGCTGCTGGTGTTGCTCTGGCAGAGCCTCGGTCTTGGAACGAGCAACCCGCTGGCCGCGTACGAGCGGGCGTTTTCCGAACTCTATCTTCGAGCGATCCTCAGATCGTTCCTCTACGGAATCGTCACGACGGCGATCACGCTCGCGCTGGCGTATTCGTTCTCGTACTTCGTGGTCTTCTGGACGTCCATGGAGCGGCTCTTCCTCGTCCTCGTCGTGCTCCCGCTCTGGATCGCGTATATCATTCGCTACCTCGGAATCCAACTGTTCCTCTCGCCGACCGGCCCGTTCGTCGAACTGTTCGGGTCCGATTTCGGCCTACTGTTCTCGACGCGCGGCGTGATTCTCGGGCTGGTCGTCGCGTTCCTTCCGTTCGCGATCCTACCGATCTACAACTCGATGAGCGCGGTTGACCAGTCCTACGTGCAGGCCTCTCGGATACTCGGGGCCGGACAGTTGCGAACGATCTATTCGGTGATCCTTCCGTTGAGCGTTTCCGGGATCGTCGCCGGCGGGCTCATCGTCTTCATTCTGGCGTCCGGGTCATTCCTCGCACCGGCCGTGCTCGGTAACCCCGACACCTTCATGATCGCGAACATGATCGAACGATCGTACACCGAACTGTACAACATCGAACTGGCCGCAGCGCTGTCGGTCATCTACACGGGTGCGTTGCTCGCACTGATCGCGGCGTTCAACTCCTACGTCAATCTCGGCGAGGTGTTCGAAAAACTATGA
- a CDS encoding ABC transporter permease has translation MKLYDTAERFAAWLLATVVLGLLLIPIAVIVLTSLTPSSFPTIPSDGISFQWYAEMLSNDELMRTLTTSFIVATVAAILAGIIGTTTAFGFVRSDIPYQEELATFMLLPLMISPVITGLALIQFATRFELSNGYLTLILGHTILTLPYVFLIVRSRLVTFDEDLEAASRVLGANGLETVFNITLPIISPTVVSAMVIAFVVSFGEFTATQFLISPDTTTVPVIIYTMLRAGLSPEISALSTVLITIMVIGAVVSGAFSR, from the coding sequence ATGAAGCTCTACGACACGGCCGAGCGGTTCGCGGCGTGGCTTCTCGCGACAGTCGTGCTTGGACTGCTGCTGATCCCGATCGCCGTGATCGTGCTCACGTCACTGACCCCGTCCAGTTTCCCGACAATTCCGAGCGACGGCATCAGCTTCCAGTGGTACGCCGAAATGCTGTCGAACGACGAACTGATGCGGACGCTCACGACGAGTTTCATCGTGGCGACCGTCGCCGCAATTCTTGCCGGCATCATCGGGACCACGACGGCGTTCGGCTTCGTCCGTAGCGACATTCCCTACCAGGAAGAACTCGCGACGTTCATGCTGCTCCCGTTGATGATCTCGCCAGTCATTACGGGGCTCGCGCTGATTCAGTTCGCCACACGATTCGAACTCTCGAACGGGTATCTGACGCTCATACTCGGACACACCATCCTGACGCTCCCGTACGTCTTCCTGATCGTCCGTTCCCGGCTAGTCACCTTCGACGAGGATCTGGAGGCCGCCTCGCGCGTTCTCGGTGCGAACGGTCTCGAGACGGTGTTCAACATAACTCTACCGATTATTTCGCCGACCGTTGTTTCTGCGATGGTGATTGCTTTCGTTGTATCGTTCGGAGAATTCACAGCAACGCAGTTTCTAATCTCCCCTGACACGACCACGGTCCCCGTTATTATCTATACGATGCTCCGAGCAGGCTTGAGTCCTGAAATCAGCGCTCTCTCGACAGTTCTTATCACAATTATGGTGATTGGTGCTGTCGTTAGTGGTGCGTTCTCTCGGTAA
- a CDS encoding IclR family transcriptional regulator: protein MTEDNASRLVQSTMTSLQILEFIREERGARLTDIAKEFDIGYSTAHNHLATLYEQEWLVKENDVYKIPFRFLHYGRSARRNTPFFQIVRRHANELSKQTNMEVEFLVEEHGRIISLIDITENAPGYSNIDDDWEGVGIFYYMNNTASGKAMLAEMSDERVEEILDKWGLPKQTPYSVTDRDTLYQQLEAARKKGYAMAHQEVHEGFENAATVVKYPDDTIFGAISIGWPSYLFDEGLDQSLIDQLEETKRDIESEIADEVEE from the coding sequence ATGACCGAAGACAACGCGTCGCGGTTGGTTCAGTCCACGATGACGTCGTTACAGATACTCGAATTCATCCGAGAGGAACGGGGGGCGAGATTGACGGACATCGCGAAAGAATTCGATATCGGATACAGCACGGCACACAATCATCTGGCGACCCTCTACGAACAGGAGTGGCTCGTCAAGGAGAACGACGTATACAAGATACCATTTCGATTTCTCCATTACGGCCGGTCGGCCCGTCGTAACACACCCTTCTTTCAGATCGTACGGCGCCATGCGAACGAACTTTCGAAGCAGACGAACATGGAAGTAGAGTTCCTCGTCGAGGAGCACGGGCGCATTATCTCTCTCATCGATATCACCGAAAACGCCCCGGGATACAGTAACATCGACGACGACTGGGAAGGAGTCGGGATATTCTATTATATGAACAACACTGCCTCGGGAAAGGCGATGCTCGCGGAGATGTCCGACGAACGGGTCGAAGAGATTCTCGATAAGTGGGGGCTCCCCAAACAGACACCATACTCGGTAACGGACCGTGATACCCTGTATCAGCAGCTGGAAGCGGCTCGAAAAAAGGGATACGCAATGGCCCACCAAGAAGTCCATGAGGGGTTCGAGAACGCCGCCACCGTGGTGAAGTACCCTGATGATACGATATTTGGGGCGATCAGTATCGGATGGCCTTCTTATCTCTTCGATGAGGGGCTTGATCAGAGCCTCATCGACCAGTTGGAAGAGACGAAACGAGATATCGAATCCGAAATCGCCGATGAGGTCGAAGAGTGA
- a CDS encoding type 1 glutamine amidotransferase, with protein MILVLDNEIKPDYRILGPEIARHLPDAEYYVIVDDPDHPPVDQFDGVVLSGSTDSVYDDHDEWFDVELELIDQCLDEEIPLLGVCYGHQIVNYALGGRIEEDRRRATFVEMIEYDQSDEGVLDGVDPVVPVLHGDLVTELGEGMRSVARTRYDDNFCSRHRDAPVWTVQFHPEFTEGISDGVSDWNPGDHSFDEVNTPRVFDNFARHCDIVENE; from the coding sequence ATGATACTTGTACTCGATAACGAGATCAAGCCCGATTATCGCATCCTCGGACCAGAGATTGCTCGACATCTCCCGGACGCAGAGTACTACGTTATCGTCGACGACCCTGACCACCCGCCCGTCGATCAGTTCGACGGGGTCGTGCTCAGCGGGAGCACCGACAGTGTCTACGACGATCACGACGAGTGGTTCGATGTCGAACTCGAGCTAATCGACCAGTGTCTCGACGAGGAGATCCCGCTACTGGGAGTCTGCTATGGTCACCAGATCGTAAACTATGCACTCGGAGGACGGATCGAAGAGGATCGCCGACGGGCGACCTTCGTGGAGATGATCGAATACGACCAGTCGGACGAGGGCGTTCTCGATGGTGTCGATCCAGTCGTTCCGGTGCTGCACGGTGATCTCGTGACCGAACTCGGAGAGGGGATGCGATCGGTTGCACGCACCAGATACGACGACAACTTCTGCAGTCGCCACCGTGACGCGCCAGTCTGGACCGTCCAGTTTCACCCCGAGTTCACCGAGGGGATCAGTGACGGTGTGAGCGACTGGAACCCCGGTGACCACTCGTTCGACGAAGTGAATACGCCTCGTGTATTTGATAACTTCGCACGACACTGCGACATCGTCGAAAACGAATAG
- a CDS encoding glutamine synthetase, which translates to MAIRTSETPPTYIENVSRDSALIPSSFSRDVRGRVHSVCGKLDVLVEVLGDEFVHAFTIVKHHELDLFNAETTEWKHRYFEVL; encoded by the coding sequence ATGGCAATCAGAACTTCGGAGACGCCGCCGACATACATCGAGAACGTGTCACGAGATTCGGCGCTAATCCCTTCCTCGTTCTCACGAGATGTTCGTGGCCGAGTCCACAGCGTCTGTGGGAAACTTGATGTCCTCGTCGAGGTGTTGGGCGATGAGTTCGTCCACGCGTTCACGATAGTGAAGCACCACGAACTCGACCTGTTCAACGCTGAGACCACGGAGTGGAAACATCGCTACTTCGAGGTGCTGTAA
- a CDS encoding Zn-dependent hydrolase, with protein MRITIDRDRFVETMKKQAEIGAIDGRGLNRLTLTDADREARDWFRDQMEAVGLDIRVDEMGNMFGRRPGIDPDAGTVLLGSHLDSQPQGGIYDGPLGIVAALEFVRTLEDEGIETERSVEVVNWTNEEGSRFQPAMMSSGVWAGEISLEDAYETMDVDGHRFIDELERIGYCGDVPAEPQYDYDSYLELHIEQGPYLDEGDYDVGIVTGIAALRWGEVTFFGQANHSGTTPMHYRSDALVATSDVVTQVRRLPGTLGERTVGTVGVLEVEPGSINIVPEEVRFTFDVRDPDDAVADEAVECVKEEIVAAAAREGVEWEYEKRMETESVSFADRCIEAVRAVVSDLGYDGRELVSGAGHDATYAAVVCDAAMVFAVSEDGKSHTPEEYTSWDDCYKAANTLANAALDLTGVETVGEN; from the coding sequence GTGCGAATCACAATCGACAGAGATCGGTTCGTGGAAACGATGAAAAAACAGGCGGAGATCGGAGCCATCGACGGTCGCGGGCTCAATCGATTGACGCTGACCGACGCCGACCGCGAAGCCAGGGACTGGTTCCGCGACCAAATGGAGGCAGTTGGGCTTGACATCCGCGTCGACGAAATGGGCAACATGTTCGGTCGACGTCCGGGAATCGACCCCGACGCAGGAACGGTCTTGCTAGGATCCCACCTCGACTCACAACCGCAGGGAGGGATCTACGACGGTCCGCTTGGGATCGTTGCAGCCCTGGAGTTCGTGCGAACGCTTGAGGACGAGGGTATCGAGACAGAACGGTCTGTCGAGGTCGTGAACTGGACAAACGAGGAAGGATCCCGATTCCAGCCCGCGATGATGTCGAGCGGCGTCTGGGCGGGCGAAATCTCTCTCGAAGATGCCTATGAGACGATGGACGTTGACGGTCACCGATTTATCGACGAACTGGAACGAATCGGCTACTGCGGGGACGTCCCCGCCGAACCCCAGTACGACTACGATTCATACCTGGAATTACACATCGAGCAAGGTCCGTATCTCGACGAGGGTGACTACGACGTCGGGATCGTGACGGGTATTGCGGCGCTCCGGTGGGGCGAGGTCACCTTCTTCGGCCAGGCCAACCACTCGGGAACAACGCCGATGCACTACCGGAGTGACGCGTTAGTCGCTACAAGTGACGTGGTCACACAGGTCCGTCGTCTCCCGGGTACGCTTGGCGAGCGAACTGTCGGGACCGTCGGTGTCCTCGAGGTCGAACCTGGATCAATCAATATCGTTCCAGAAGAGGTACGCTTCACCTTCGACGTTCGCGATCCGGACGATGCCGTCGCCGATGAAGCCGTCGAATGTGTGAAGGAGGAGATAGTGGCGGCCGCCGCGAGAGAAGGGGTAGAGTGGGAGTACGAAAAGCGGATGGAAACGGAGAGCGTTTCGTTTGCCGACCGCTGTATCGAAGCCGTCCGGGCTGTGGTCTCCGACTTAGGATACGACGGTAGGGAACTCGTCAGCGGGGCCGGCCACGACGCCACGTATGCAGCCGTAGTTTGCGATGCAGCAATGGTGTTCGCCGTAAGCGAAGACGGGAAGAGCCACACGCCCGAGGAATACACAAGCTGGGATGACTGTTACAAGGCTGCTAACACGTTGGCGAACGCTGCGCTTGACCTTACCGGCGTCGAGACTGTGGGCGAGAATTGA
- a CDS encoding IS6 family transposase: protein MAEIACLNGSSDWIDLDFVERERTPRQLMELGIRLHLSELSLSNTVRELKRFGVNRSRKAVHNWVRKCNLQLADSASPNHVAFDEMVIRIDYQQHWLYAAVDPKSNELLHIRLFSTTTTVLTEIFLRELSEKHDVKDAVFLVDGATHLQTALRRRGLRFRYEKHGNRNVVERVFREVKRRTSSFPNCFSHADPGTAESWLQAFAV from the coding sequence ATGGCAGAAATCGCATGCCTCAATGGTAGTAGCGACTGGATTGATTTGGATTTTGTGGAGCGCGAGCGGACACCGCGTCAGCTGATGGAATTAGGTATTCGGCTGCATCTGTCCGAACTATCGCTTTCGAATACAGTTCGAGAATTGAAGAGGTTTGGTGTTAATCGGTCGCGGAAAGCTGTTCACAATTGGGTTCGCAAGTGCAATCTACAGCTCGCCGACAGTGCGTCGCCGAATCACGTTGCGTTCGACGAGATGGTGATTCGGATCGACTACCAACAGCACTGGCTGTACGCCGCCGTCGATCCTAAATCGAACGAACTGCTGCATATACGGCTGTTTTCGACAACGACGACCGTCCTTACAGAGATTTTCTTACGTGAACTGAGCGAGAAACATGACGTCAAGGACGCTGTGTTTCTCGTCGATGGCGCAACTCATCTCCAGACAGCACTCCGCCGACGCGGGCTCCGATTTCGATACGAGAAACACGGAAATCGGAACGTGGTCGAACGTGTCTTTCGAGAGGTAAAACGACGTACTTCTTCGTTCCCAAACTGTTTCAGTCACGCCGATCCAGGAACGGCTGAATCGTGGCTCCAGGCCTTCGCCGTCTAG
- a CDS encoding EamA family transporter yields the protein MGFPEIDSAVFFGSITMVTWGIWVVLGNAASESIDPRTAAAISYLVAGPLALGFILVSDASLAITARGGLLAGTAGLFTGIGLISMYVGLSGGSTTIVSTLGAMYFVVAAIIGMVVLGDEVTITRLAGIAFAVIGVVLVTR from the coding sequence ATGGGTTTCCCCGAGATAGATTCGGCTGTTTTCTTTGGTTCGATTACAATGGTAACGTGGGGAATCTGGGTAGTCTTGGGCAACGCTGCGTCGGAGTCCATCGACCCGAGGACGGCCGCCGCGATCTCCTATCTTGTTGCGGGACCTCTTGCACTCGGATTCATCCTCGTTTCAGACGCCTCGCTCGCCATTACTGCGAGGGGAGGACTGCTCGCTGGCACGGCCGGATTGTTCACCGGAATCGGCCTTATTTCGATGTACGTCGGCCTCTCCGGAGGGTCAACAACAATCGTCTCTACTCTCGGTGCGATGTACTTCGTCGTTGCGGCCATCATCGGTATGGTCGTCCTCGGAGACGAAGTTACGATAACGAGACTTGCCGGGATAGCGTTCGCAGTTATTGGGGTCGTCTTGGTTACCCGATAG
- a CDS encoding DMT family transporter has translation MGTTIQNRFHIPAGLALIGLGFLWGAGFPAIDIVVAQLPPLGAAGIRYAVSGCIVLGYAHIATNRLLPQTNRELMSIGIVGGFMFGGYQAGLYLGTQHVSGAVASVVTTMSPVVAALVAVPILGESRGLLDVIGFCLGLSGVLVLAQPSTGTMSLSSTALGVGLVFLGTTLFAVGSVTLQLFDDELPAETLQGWAMLLGAALLFCGGILRGESLPTVQSLTPVALASLLYITLVAGAGGYLLYFRLVQQVGATETTLVAYLEPVAATLVSVLFLNKAIYMTTIVGFLAVAAGFTLVSRNTMRRAIARLRTADSTTNSTHRNRSN, from the coding sequence ATGGGAACGACAATCCAGAACCGGTTTCATATCCCGGCGGGGCTTGCCCTCATCGGATTGGGTTTTCTCTGGGGTGCAGGCTTCCCCGCCATCGATATTGTAGTAGCACAGCTCCCCCCACTTGGTGCGGCGGGTATCCGCTACGCTGTCTCCGGCTGTATCGTCCTCGGATATGCACACATAGCGACTAACCGACTGCTGCCGCAGACAAACCGTGAACTCATGAGTATCGGTATCGTGGGCGGATTCATGTTTGGTGGTTATCAGGCAGGCTTATACCTAGGTACACAGCACGTCTCGGGTGCGGTTGCGTCTGTCGTCACCACAATGTCGCCAGTCGTAGCAGCCCTCGTCGCTGTCCCCATTCTCGGTGAATCTCGAGGCTTGCTCGACGTTATCGGGTTCTGTCTCGGTCTGAGTGGTGTCCTGGTTCTCGCACAACCATCGACTGGTACCATGTCTCTGTCGTCGACGGCACTCGGCGTTGGATTGGTCTTCTTGGGAACAACACTATTTGCAGTTGGCTCAGTCACGCTCCAGTTGTTCGATGACGAACTACCGGCGGAAACGCTCCAAGGATGGGCGATGCTTCTCGGGGCGGCACTATTGTTCTGCGGAGGAATTCTTCGCGGTGAATCGCTTCCGACCGTCCAGTCTCTCACTCCGGTGGCACTCGCCTCGTTGCTATATATTACCCTCGTCGCTGGCGCTGGTGGTTACCTCTTGTACTTCCGGCTGGTACAGCAGGTTGGAGCGACAGAAACAACACTCGTAGCGTATTTAGAACCGGTTGCCGCGACACTCGTGTCGGTTTTATTTCTAAACAAGGCAATTTATATGACAACAATTGTCGGATTTCTTGCCGTTGCTGCAGGATTCACACTCGTTAGTCGAAACACGATGCGCCGAGCGATTGCCAGACTCCGAACGGCAGATTCAACCACGAATTCCACACATCGAAACCGTAGTAATTGA
- a CDS encoding Lrp/AsnC family transcriptional regulator — translation MDEKDIQILKSLEDLETTSTEAVSEATGIPLSTIHYRLNNLRDAGIITNDRLDLDLDEFGLGVTVLVQIFTKNDQSHAESGRVIADIEGVTKVFFTMGSTDFIALARLPGSDSVERLISEFEDLDQVDRTNSTFVIERELDSHYPLQQYSEETLMNDLIE, via the coding sequence ATGGATGAGAAGGACATTCAGATCCTGAAGTCACTTGAAGACCTAGAGACGACGAGTACCGAAGCGGTGAGTGAAGCGACAGGAATCCCGCTATCGACGATTCACTACCGCCTCAACAATCTCCGAGACGCTGGCATCATTACGAATGATCGATTGGATCTCGACCTCGACGAATTTGGCTTAGGAGTGACAGTTCTTGTCCAGATATTCACAAAAAATGATCAATCCCATGCTGAGAGTGGCCGGGTGATCGCCGATATTGAAGGAGTTACAAAGGTCTTCTTCACAATGGGAAGCACGGACTTCATTGCATTAGCTCGGCTACCGGGTAGTGATAGCGTTGAACGACTCATTTCTGAGTTCGAAGACCTCGACCAAGTCGATCGAACGAACTCTACGTTCGTGATCGAGCGAGAACTCGACAGTCATTACCCTCTCCAGCAGTACAGCGAAGAAACCCTTATGAATGACTTAATTGAGTGA
- a CDS encoding vWA domain-containing protein, with protein MRVGPDTDPDLIDESWSRQRDSEVRREELQRLVNFCVDRSTTVDVRLQPSGAACRLNDDGDGYVVLVPTRKYEQVHTDLEPAIWDRAMQIAFLFHELGHVRYSGFDTFHDYLDSIDPRWIHLFKHVYNAGEDVAIESQMAAELRLRDDFALKNATLGATIDRKHARYVELFGLIDGETPVRTYTVFEAIQFGILDYEFGAANRFDEIIDPSEPGRVVKGGRHDIVESIEPHLRAYVEDMLSEPDPKARVDRAFEFFELVRSELEVLPPLQRQRLQTPDVRPADVRAVSGWSPDSADALSSDARRGGHGGRSPAGGTGTDESDAESWKDEPSANALRRAARRWGDAGGEATSAFRRTVERLVGIVSDEETAVDEVLVVPPAEEGGDTDRWTTVKQSARRLLTDLDAQLRQERRPRQYSGARRGTVDSRNLVAAVRGSERVFTRTRPGREKDYSCQVILDRSTSMSDRITAAEGATAQLAYALYALGVDVSVLSLYEHRVGLELPFDVDPETQIDRLVTGRSSGSTPLSDALAVARRRVGRGDGAVSFVIVVTDGEANDVEQYKAQLDRCGCPVFGVYVGDGPDDHEQYFDRVVYAAPAELDVVLGHLARRLFRRGA; from the coding sequence ATGCGCGTTGGACCCGACACCGACCCGGACCTGATCGACGAGTCGTGGAGCCGACAGCGTGACTCCGAGGTTCGGCGCGAGGAGCTCCAGCGGCTCGTCAACTTCTGTGTGGATCGATCGACGACCGTCGACGTTCGTCTCCAGCCGTCGGGAGCCGCATGTCGGCTGAACGACGATGGCGACGGCTACGTCGTACTGGTTCCGACCCGAAAGTACGAACAGGTCCACACCGACCTCGAGCCTGCGATCTGGGACAGGGCGATGCAGATCGCCTTCCTCTTTCACGAACTGGGACACGTCCGCTACTCCGGGTTCGACACCTTCCACGACTACCTCGACTCGATCGATCCGCGGTGGATCCACCTGTTCAAGCACGTGTACAATGCAGGCGAAGACGTGGCGATCGAGTCCCAGATGGCGGCAGAGCTCCGTCTGCGGGACGACTTCGCTCTCAAGAACGCGACACTGGGTGCAACCATCGATCGGAAACACGCACGTTACGTCGAGTTGTTCGGTCTCATCGATGGAGAGACGCCAGTCCGTACGTACACCGTATTCGAGGCGATTCAGTTCGGGATTCTCGACTACGAGTTCGGTGCAGCGAATCGGTTCGACGAGATCATCGATCCCTCGGAACCGGGACGAGTCGTCAAGGGAGGACGCCACGACATCGTCGAATCCATCGAACCACATCTGCGGGCGTACGTCGAGGACATGCTCTCGGAACCCGATCCAAAAGCGCGAGTCGATCGTGCGTTCGAGTTCTTCGAACTCGTCCGCTCGGAACTCGAAGTGCTGCCCCCGTTGCAGCGCCAGCGGCTCCAGACACCGGACGTCCGGCCCGCTGATGTCCGCGCGGTGTCCGGGTGGTCGCCGGACAGCGCGGATGCATTGAGCAGCGACGCCAGGAGAGGTGGCCACGGCGGGCGATCCCCCGCCGGAGGCACCGGAACCGACGAATCCGACGCGGAGTCGTGGAAGGACGAACCGAGTGCAAACGCGTTGCGGCGAGCCGCTCGTCGGTGGGGAGACGCCGGCGGCGAGGCGACGTCCGCGTTTCGCCGAACCGTCGAGCGCCTCGTCGGGATCGTCAGCGATGAGGAGACCGCGGTCGACGAGGTGCTGGTCGTCCCGCCGGCGGAGGAAGGTGGGGACACCGACCGATGGACGACCGTCAAACAGTCGGCGAGGCGGCTCCTGACGGACCTGGACGCTCAGCTCCGGCAGGAGCGACGACCCAGACAGTACTCGGGCGCTCGACGTGGGACGGTCGACTCGCGGAACCTCGTCGCTGCCGTTCGGGGCTCCGAGCGCGTGTTCACGCGCACTCGACCCGGCCGAGAGAAGGACTACTCGTGTCAGGTGATCCTCGATCGATCGACCTCGATGTCGGATCGGATCACGGCTGCCGAGGGTGCCACGGCGCAACTCGCGTACGCCCTGTACGCACTCGGCGTCGACGTGTCGGTCCTCTCGCTGTACGAGCACCGCGTCGGCCTCGAGTTGCCGTTCGACGTCGATCCGGAGACGCAGATCGACCGGCTCGTTACGGGACGGTCCAGTGGCTCGACGCCGCTCTCGGACGCACTGGCCGTCGCACGGCGCCGCGTCGGTCGGGGAGACGGGGCGGTGTCGTTCGTCATCGTCGTGACCGACGGCGAAGCCAACGACGTCGAACAGTACAAGGCGCAGCTGGATCGCTGTGGCTGCCCGGTCTTCGGCGTCTACGTGGGCGATGGACCCGACGATCACGAGCAGTACTTCGATCGGGTCGTCTACGCCGCGCCGGCGGAACTGGACGTTGTGCTCGGGCATCTCGCACGCCGCCTGTTCCGGAGGGGAGCATGA
- a CDS encoding AAA family ATPase: MSGLEGNVARAETVQSAGERTGDRFRNLGILEDVGHRRVPSLAQDTYHERTGAGGRTDLEVVTHALELGMNVVLKGQPGVGKSFLVKYVCAQTNRPLYRITLSETTYREDLLGTLHLVSTDGGETETAWIDGPLTRAARAGGVLLLDEINAAAANTVAALNAVMEQRQTRTLTIPQTGEQIDPHPEFRVVATANPGYQGTYELNDAFEDRFRHVKLEYLPESVEVDLVFERTALDEGKRPEIERLVAFANRLRGAYEDGELSTPITTREIVRIARFMEGEFMSVREATRSELVARVDEYDESFVRTLIDKQL; encoded by the coding sequence ATGAGCGGGCTCGAAGGGAACGTCGCCCGCGCCGAGACGGTTCAGTCAGCTGGAGAGCGGACCGGAGACCGATTTCGCAACCTCGGGATCCTCGAGGACGTCGGCCACAGGCGCGTGCCGTCGCTCGCACAGGACACCTATCACGAGCGGACGGGTGCGGGCGGCCGCACGGACCTCGAGGTGGTCACGCACGCGCTCGAACTCGGCATGAACGTCGTCCTGAAGGGACAGCCGGGTGTTGGCAAGAGCTTCCTGGTCAAGTACGTCTGTGCACAGACCAACCGTCCCCTGTACCGGATCACCCTCTCGGAGACGACCTACCGCGAGGACCTGCTGGGGACGCTGCACCTGGTGAGTACCGACGGCGGCGAAACCGAGACGGCGTGGATCGATGGGCCGTTGACTCGTGCCGCCCGCGCAGGCGGGGTCCTGTTGCTCGACGAGATCAACGCCGCGGCCGCCAATACCGTGGCTGCACTCAACGCCGTGATGGAACAACGGCAAACCCGGACGCTCACCATCCCCCAGACCGGCGAACAGATCGACCCGCACCCGGAGTTCAGGGTCGTCGCGACGGCAAATCCCGGCTACCAGGGCACCTACGAACTGAACGACGCCTTCGAGGACCGCTTTCGGCACGTAAAACTGGAGTACCTGCCGGAGTCCGTCGAGGTCGACCTCGTCTTCGAACGAACGGCTCTCGACGAGGGCAAGCGGCCGGAGATCGAGCGGTTGGTCGCCTTTGCCAATCGGCTCCGGGGGGCCTACGAGGACGGCGAACTGTCGACGCCGATCACGACCCGCGAGATCGTCCGCATCGCCCGGTTCATGGAAGGTGAGTTCATGTCTGTCCGGGAGGCGACGCGGAGCGAACTCGTTGCCCGGGTCGACGAGTACGACGAGTCGTTCGTTCGAACGCTCATCGACAAGCAACTCTGA